A stretch of Trichomycterus rosablanca isolate fTriRos1 chromosome 8, fTriRos1.hap1, whole genome shotgun sequence DNA encodes these proteins:
- the atg2a gene encoding autophagy-related protein 2 homolog A isoform X1: MSRWLFPWSGSIKKRACRYLLQHYLGHFLEERLSLDQLSLDLYNGSGVIKEINLDVWAVNELLESLSAPLEIVEGFVQSISVTIPWAALVTDHCTLEVTGLQITCRPKDRTSTTWDSQGWSSCMTSSMQLAQECLKDPPEASEEPPAPLEGLEMFAQTIETVLRRIKVTFLDTIVRIEHQTPDNKTGVALEMRIKRLDYCDEAVRDSNQTVPVDIHQPPAFLHKILTLNSVQMLYETLGEVQSHAPEDTEGSEDEEKDSSTPQPLRIHPEPLLIGSCSGFMETTVKIKQNDMLPGPKLELDGKLGCLHLLLSPSQIIHLTDLLTALCIETDGGSHAPGGAGGGASHSRPLGSDDLRLIEEDLSKQLSVDTTERDLELNTEPYLSGLENGEMFYSMGPGCMTSSVMSARSGSELSDSDMESSVHSQSSLAPPYPFSPQGMLNCPRRYPVPGTLPSLPQCSRPSRRLTQGGQSESMKPDCLLRLSLGGVTLTLLEKEPSSVSEDPSSLAEVSRVFFRELAFFKDSMFSERDFKNLRGSFAKACPHSHLRLTGAAVQVACEMRSSGRHARSLTSDLSFSRLELLECLWEPGDTQYTELLQFQTAGLFTVGATARPCAQIHYSLTEKHQRKSGSKQRIVHRDSSICVELAELTTEIDLDILGRLNSITQVLSHCPSPPQRPLATQTQLLEQHSSFTLLSPKAVLRLRFPIPDLRPLEQRRSPNERAVRKEILSLEMSNFELKTQHGPDIQQQMPSSPTAKLAQLLEASFSDMHGVYEDWEGGSFPCICVQKSADFQDPDSTPRLVVRVSGEADLDAKGGVGVGVNKEVGHGFVSVENPCEMREKNSSPFSSNRTMFETEEMVIPADPEEMKEFQSQCVAQSQYVVDITLPVAYILLPSKEAFQSIYNRINNDLLMWEPPPAPPSPPTRSYSPPQQSTFEDVEFQLCKSAFRLDSDSDEEESQFYSPSAHGTKLQTEPQANHTLSLLCLTVLIGKGRLQAITDTKNEAGRKVEQCHGELLLDFEGGKIFSVTQHQNNPNLNFLTIESTKAELYHKAEVPDSPIPQKFEMPRFIPPKHLDPTIYRTEVGVSNMGRKETGGQMLSTAIKITLDLQRNVKEFLVALRLQGATLRHHMALTNHSWHEQLVDFLDVIDEDILGYTPPAVITVLHTHLATCAVDYRPLYLPLRVLLTAESFSLSSNIIVDTATFHLRFILDDSALYLSDKCESETVDLKRDYVCVLDIDLLELAITTWKGNNTGKMTQPLFELRCSNNVVHVHTCADSCAALVNMLQYLVSQGDLHPPPRHASPTEIAGQKLPLSEAPASLPPCPPAETAEINQCDLTDALIDTERSQHEDHEETDFPSSVKRGSPVSVYLFPGEGSKSRSSLLEGEECELDRPVVTATEVHADMIFEEGSEGSTDNDDFCILEAPGIGIPPKDGEPVVKLLCQGPIKVRDGHFSRPRGSSDLLRAPSLFPVPQSRVVLREVSVVWHLYGGKDFGGKPTAAHTQQSHRGRSAPAGARASPSRSAGTSRPQNSWRWVGGSGRKHSQLMEIQLMKVSFQHESYPVMTPPAVPGQDVEGAGLGEQPLSRQVFIVQELEVRDRLATSQINKFLYLYTSESMPRRAHSNMLTIKALQVLPESGLGGPECCLRVSLLPLRLNIDQDALFFLKSFFSDMAAGINPYLPVDPAAEVKAESAHKATEEMEAGSGLGPDLTASVETTYSEQSSSSAGSSSSSDQPIYFREFRFTSEVPIWLDYHGKHVTIEQGTFAGILIGLAQLNCSELKLKRLCCRHGLLGVDKVIQYAVNEWLTDIKKNQLPGILGGVGPMHSVVQLFHGVKDLFWMPIEQYRKDGRIIRGLQRGAASFGTSTASAALELSNRLVQAIQATAETVYDILSPTPPLNRCVTDGRPTTRPRRTPQPADLREGVAKAYDTVREGVIDTAQTLCDVASRGHEQKGLPGAVGGVLRQIPPTVVRPLIVASEATSNLLGGMRNQIKPDARKEDFLKWRTEDTQE, translated from the exons ATGTCTCGGTGGCTCTTCCCTTGGTCAGGCTCGATAAAGAAACGGGCCTGTCGCTATCTGTTACAGCATTACCTCGGTCATTTTTTGGAGGAGAGATTGAGTTTGGACCAGTTGAGTTTGGACTTGTACAATGGCAGTGGAGTTATTAAGGAAATTAATCTCGACGTGTGG GCTGTGAATGAGCTGCTCGAGTCACTTTCAGCCCCTCTGGAGATAGTGGAGGGTTTTGTACAGAGTATTTCAGTGACTATCCCATGGGCAGCACTTGtcactgaccactgcacactTGAAGTTACTGGGCTACAGATAACATGCAGACCCAAAGACAGAACCA GCACAACCTGGGACTCCCAAGGATGGTCGTCATGTATGACCTCCAGCATGCAGCTGGCCCAGGAGTGTCTGAAGGACCCACCTGAGGCCTCCGAAGAGCCGCCTGCTCCGCTGGAGGGCCTGGAAATGTTTGCACAGACAATTGAGACAG TTTTACGAAGGATAAAAGTTACTTTCCTGGACACTATTGTGAGAATTGAACATCAAACTCCTGATAATAAGACTGGGGTCGCCTTAGAGATGCGAATTAAACG GCTGGATTACTGTGATGAAGCTGTGAGAGACTCAAATCAAACAGTGCCTGTAGATATTCACCAACCCCCAGCCTTTCTGCACAAGATTCTCACGCTCAACTCCGTACAGATGCTCTATGAGACTCTTGGAGAAGTGCAG AGTCATGCTCCTGAAGATACAGAGGGCAGCGAGGATGAAGAGAAAGATTCGTCCACCCCCCAGCCTTTACGGATACATCCAGAACCTTTGCTAATTGGAAGCTGCTCTGGTTTTATGGAGACCACTgtcaaaattaaacaaaacgACATGCTTCCGGGGCCCAAG CTGGAGCTAGATGGGAAGTTGGGCTGTCTCCATCTCCTACTATCACCCAGTCAGATCATTCACCTAACAGACCTCCTGACTGCCCTCTGCATTGAAACAG ATGGTGGCAGTCATGCTCCCGGTGGTGCTGGTGGTGGTGCTAGTCACAGTAGGCCTCTGGGTTCAGATGATCTGAGGTTGATAGAGGAGGACCTTAGCAAACAACTAAGTGTAGATACAACAGAAAGAGATCTAGAGCTGAACACTGAGCCCTATCTCAGTGGCCTGGAGAATGGAG AGATGTTTTACTCTATGGGCCCTGGGTGTATGACCAGTAGTGTGATGTCTGCTCGCTCAGGGAGCGAACTCTCTGACAGTGACATGGAGTCTTCAGTGCACAGCCAAAGCAGCCTGGCTCCACCATACCCTTTCTCCCCACAG ggAATGCTTAACTGCCCCAGACGTTATCCTGTACCAGGAACTTTACCTAGTTTACCCCAATGTAGCAGGCCTTCAC GTCGCTTAACACAGGGTGGCCAGTCAGAATCTATGAAGCCTGATTGTTTGCTCCGACTTTCTCTGGGTGGGGTCACTCTAACTCTACTGGAGAAGGAGCCATCTTCTGTTTCCGAAGACCCATCCTCACTGGCTGAGGTGTCCCGGGTGTTCTTTCGTGAGCTGGCCTTTTTTAAGGACAGCATGTTCAGTGAAAGAGACTTTAAGAACCTGAGAGGCAGCTTCGCTAAAGCATGTCCTCACTCTCATCTCAG GCTAACAGGCGCGGCAGTGCAGGTGGCATGTGAGATGCGTAGCTCTGGGCGGCATGCACGCTCCTTGACTTCTGACCTTTCCTTCAGCAGGCTGGAACTGCTGGAGTGTCTTTGGGAGCCAGGAGATACACAGTACACTGAG TTGTTACAGTTTCAAACCGCTGGGCTCTTTACTGTGGGAGCTACTGCCAGACCCTGTGCTCAAATCCATTACAGCCTGACAGAGAAACACCAGCGCAAG agTGGCTCCAAGCAGCGCATAGTTCACAGAGACAGCTCAATTTGTGTAGAGCTGGCTGAGCTCACTACTGAGATAGATCTAGACATCTTGGGCAGATTGAACAGCATCACACAAGTGCTGAGCCACTGCCCCAGCCCACCTCAGAGACCATTAGCCACCCAG ACTCAGCTGCTTGAGCAGCACTCTTCTTTTACTCTCCTCTCACCCAAAGCTGTTCTGAGGCTTCGCTTCCCCATCCCTGACCTGCGACCCTTAGAGCAGAGAAGATCCCCTAACGAGCGAGCGGTGCGTAAAGAGATCCTGAGTCTGGAGATGTCCAACTTTGAGCTGAAGACGCAGCACGGCCCAGATATTCAGCAGCAGATGCCATCTTCTCCCACAGCCAAGCTTGCACAGCTGCTAGAGGCCAGCTTTAGCGACATGCACG GAGTGTATGAGGATTGGGAGGGAGGCTCTTTCCCTTGTATTTGTGTCCAAAAAAGTGCAGACTTTCAGGATCCAGACAGCACACCCAG ACTTGTGGTGCGTGTGAGTGGAGAAGCAGACTTGGATGCTAAAGGCGGTGTAGGTGTGGGTGTGAACAAGGAAGTGGGGCATGGATTTGTGTCAGTGGAAAACCCCTGTGAAATGAGAGAGAAGAACAGCTCCCCTTTCTCCTCCAACCGCACCATGTTTGAGACAGAAGAG ATGGTGATTCCAGCAGATCCAGAGGAGATGAAGGAATTCCAGTCACAGTGTGTGGCTCAGAGTCAGTATGTAGTGGATATCACGCTCCCTGTGGCTTACATCCTGTTGCCTAGCAAAGAGGCTTTTCAAAGCATCTACAACAG GATCAATAATGATTTGTTGATGTGGGAGCCCCCACCAGCACCCCCTTCCCCTCCCACGCGCTCTTACAGCCCCCCACAGCAATCCACATTTGAGGACGTTGAGTTTCAGCTCTGCAAATCTGCCTTCAGACTTG ACTCAGACTCAGATGAGGAAGAATCCCAGTTCTATTCACCTAGTGCCCATGGAACAAAGTTACAGACAGAACCCCAAGCTAATCACACCCTCAGCCTGCTTTGTCTAACTGTCCTGATCGGCAAGGGTCGGCTGCAAGCTATAACGGACACCAAA AATGAAGCAGGACGGAAGGTGGAACAGTGCCATGGTGAACTGTTACTAGATTTTGAAGGCGGGAAGATTTTCAGTGTTACGCAGCACCAGAATAATCCAAATCTAAACTTTTTAACTATTGAGAGCACAAAGGCCGAGCTATACCATAAAG CCGAGGTCCCAGACTCCCCTATTCCTCAAAAATTCGAAATGCCTCGGTTTATCCCTCCAAAACATCTGGACCCGACCATTTATCGCACAGAGGTGGGAGTGAGCAACATGGGACGCAAAGAGACAGGTGGACAGATGTTGTCAACTGCCATCAAAATCACACTAGACCTCCAACGCAACGTCAAG GAGTTCCTTGTTGCATTACGGCTGCAGGGTGCTACATTAAGACATCACATGGCATTGACCAATCACAGCTGGCACGAGCAG CTGGTGGATTTTCTGGACGTCATTGATGAAGATATTTTAGGATACACACCGCCTGCAGTCATAACAGTGTTACATACACACCTGGCCACGTGTGCTGTTGATTACAG GCCACTTTATCTTCCACTGCGAGTGTTGCTTACAGCTGAATCTTTCTCTTTATCCAGTAATATTATTGTGGATACTGCCACGTTCCATCTCAG GTTTATCTTGGATGACTCTGCATTATACCTCAGTGATAAATGTGAGAGTGAGACGGTAGATTTGAAACGAG attatgtgtgtgtgttagacatCGACCTGTTGGAGCTGGCTATTACGACATGGAAAGGCAACAACACTGGTAAAATG ACTCAGCCTCTGTTCGAGCTGCGCTGTTCCAATAACGTGGTTCACGTGCACACATGTGCAGACTCCTGCGCTGCACTAGTGAACATGCTACAGTACCTAGTCTCCCAGGGGGACCTGCACCCTCCCCCACGCCATGCGTCCCCTACTGAGATTGCTGGACAGAAACTTCCG CTCTCAGAAGCTCCTGCCTCTTTACCACCATGTCCACCAGCAGAGACAGCTGAGATTAACCAGTGTGATCTCACCGATGCCTTGATTGACACAGAAAGAAGTCAGCATGAAGATCATGAAGAAACTG ATTTTCCTTCTTCAGTAAAGCGGGGCTCACCTGTATCAGTCTACCTATTCCCTGGGGAAGGGTCAAAGTCTCGCTCATCTCTGCTAGAAGGTGAAGAGTGTGAGCTGGATCGACCGGTGGTCACAGCTACAGAGGTACATGCAGATATGATATTTGAAGAAGGTTCTGAAGGCTCCACTGACAACGATGACTTCTGTATTTTAGAGGCTCCTGGTATTGGCATTCCT CCTAAAGATGGAGAGCCAGTTGTGAAGTTATTGTGCCAGGGTCCTATTAAGGTGCGTGATGGCCATTTCTCCCGCCCCCGAGGCAGTTCGGACCTGCTGCGTGCACCCTCGCTTTTTCCTGTGCCCCAGAGTAGAGTAGTGCTCAGAGAGGTATCAGTTGTCTGGCATCTCTATGGAGGCAAAGATTTTGGAGGCAAACCCACTGCTGCTCATACACAACAAAGCCACAG AGGTCGCTCTGCCCCAGCAGGAGCCCGTGCTTCTCCCTCACGCTCTGCTGGCACTTCCAGGCCTCAAAATTCATGGCGTTGGGTTGGTGGCAGTGGTAGAAAGCACTCACAGCTTATGGAGATCCAGCTGATGAAG GTGAGCTTCCAGCACGAGTCATACCCTGTCATGACGCCCCCTGCAGTCCCAGGGCAGGACGTGGAGGGGGCGGGGCTTGGAGAGCAACCGCTCTCCAGACAGGTGTTTATTGTGCAGGAACTGGAGGTACGAGACAGGCTGGCCACTTCCCAGATCAACAAGTTTCTCTACCTATACACCAGCGAGAGCATGCCACGGAGAGCCCACTCCAACATG CTGACAATAAAGGCTCTACAGGTGCTTCCTGAGTCTGGCCTGGGTGGCCCAGAGTGCTGTCTGAGAGTTAGCCTGCTTCCCCTCAGACTGAACATAGACCAG GATGCACTTTTCTTTCTAAAGAGCTTTTTTAGCGACATGGCTGCTGGCATTAACCCCTACCTGCCTGTCGACCCAGCAGCTGAAG TAAAGGCAGAATCTGCACACAAAGCTACAGAAGAGATGGAAGCTGGCTCTGGATTGGGCCCTGACCTCACTGCTTCTGTAGAGACAACCTATAGTGAGCAGAGCTCTTCTTCAGCTggctcctcctcttcctctgaCCAGCCGATTTACTTCCG GGAGTTTCGGTTCACCTCAGAAGTTCCCATATGGCTGGACTATCATGGCAAGCATGTGACTATTGAGCAG GGGACATTTGCAGGGATCCTCATTGGCCTGGCCCAGCTGAACTGCTCAGAGCTGAAACTGAAAAGACTCTGTTGTAGACACGG GCTGTTGGGAGTGGATAAAGTCATTCAGTATGCTGTGAATGAGTGGCTAACtgatatcaagaaaaaccaGTTACCAGGCATTCTGGGAGGTGTGGGCCCAATGCACTCTGTAGTGCAGCTGT TCCATGGCGTAAAGGATCTGTTTTGGATGCCTATTGAGCAGTACAGGAAAGATGGGCGTATAATTCGGGGTCTGCAGAGGGGAGCAGCATCGTTTGGCACCTCTACAGCTTCTGCTGCTCTGGAGTTGAGCAACAGACTGGTGCAGgctatacag GCCACAGCTGAAACTGTGTATGACATCCTGTCCCCAACTCCACCTCTAAACCGCTGTGTGACAGATGGACGACCCACTACCCGGCCTAGACGAACTCCGCAACCAGCTGACCTCAGAGAAGGTGTCGCCAAAGCCTATGACACCGTCAGAGAG GGGGTGATAGACACGGCTCAAACTCTGTGTGATGTGGCCTCTCGCGGACACGAGCAGAAAGGTCTTCCAGGAGCTGTCGGCGGGGTCCTGCGTCAGATCCCTCCCACCGTGGTGCGTCCCTTAATAGTGGCCTCTGAAGCTACGTCCAACCTGCTTGGTGGCATGCGGAACCAAATCAAACCTGACGCACGTAAAGAGGACTTCTTAAAATGGCGCACAGAAGATACTCAAGAATGA